The Atribacter laminatus genome contains the following window.
TCAAAGTTATCGGTATCGACTCTTTTGGGAAGGTGTCTCTCAGCCATAAAGATACGCTATCTGACTCTCCCGCTCCCTCAAAAGATACCCAGCGCTCCAGAGAAAAACCTCATTTTCACTCAAAAAGAAATAAAGAATAGAAAGATTGAGTAACTAGTTATGCTTTCAAAAAAAAACAAGATACTCATTGACACTTTTTTAGTCATTTTTGGAGCATATGCTTTACTTGCTCTGCTATCCTACGATGTAGGCATCCTTGGTGAATATATTAAAAATTTTTTACTTTATGTGTTCGGTATCGGTGCCTATATTTTCCCATTTTATCTGTTTTACCTGAGTATAGAAATCTATACCTTTGAACATCCCGGTCGATTTCGAATCTGGAGTCGAATCGCCGGGATTACTCTTTGGTTTATTATCTTTCTTACTGTTAGCCAATGGCAAGCCGACCAAAATAACTTCACCTTGCAAAGCGGTGAGTTCGGTGGTTGGTTTGGAAAAGCTCTTTTTTCTTCTCTCATTTATTATTTAGGATCGTCTGGCCTCTTTCTCGTTCTTCTTTGTCTTTCTTTCTTTAGTACCTTCATCATTGGTGAAGGACGCTGGATAAGGGCTCTTTTTTCTACCGTCAAGAAGGGGTTAACTCTTTCTCCACGGCCTAAAAAGAGTCATTACCCAGAAGAGGAGGAAACTCTTCCTCTTCAAAAAGAGAAGAAATCTCGTCTCTTTAAAAAGAAAATTCAACCGAAAGCCACTCCAACCTTAGAATCGCAAACAATAATTAAAGAGCCTCTTTTATCTGAAACAAAAAACCTTGAGGATGACGTCTTTAGGTTGGAAGAATTGGACATTGAGCCTCCAGCTGAGCCACTCCCTCAAATTGTTAACATTCCTCCGGTACCAGAAAAAACCGGAGGAACAGTTTCAAAAACGAAAAAAAAGAAGGGGAAAGAATGGATCCTCCCCTCAATGAACATTTTAAATGAATATCCCAACCGGGGAGATCGAGTTTCCCGAGAAGAAATCACTCTAGGGATTAAAAAGCTGGAACAAACCTTTCTCGAATTTAACGTTCCAGGGAAGGTAGTCAACGTCCGAATTGGACCGACCATAACCCGGTATGAATTCCAGCCGGCTCCTGGAATAAAAGTGAATAAGATCGTTGCTCTATCAAATGATATAGCTTTGGCTTTTGCTGCTGCGGCAGTTCGAATTGAAGCCCCCATACCAGGACGTTCAGCGGTTGGCATTGAAATTCCAAACGAGAGTAAAGAAATTGTGTCGATGAAAGAACTATTAGAAACCACCAACTTCTTAAAAGATACCTCGCCTCTATCCATTGTCGTCGGGAAAGACGTCATTGGAAGACCATTAATATGTGATTTACGCGACATGCCTCACCTTTTAATCGCGGGAGCAACTGGTTCGGGGAAAAGCGTTTGCATTAATGTAATTCTTGCCAGCCTTCTTTATAAAGCTGATCCCAACCAAGTTCGAATCGCAATGGTTGATCCCAAAAGGGTTGAGTTGTCAATTTATGCCGATCTTCCTCACCTTTGCGTACCGGTGATATCTGATGTAAGATGGGTGGTCAAGTTTTTAAAGTGGCTCTGTCGCGAGATGGATACCCGGTATAAAATGCTTTCCGATCTCTCCACTCGAAACATTGAAGAGTATAACAAAACCGTGGAAGATTACGAACGATTACCCTATGTGGTTGTCATTATCGACGAATTAGCCGATTTAATGATGACCGCTCCTTCCGATGTCGAATCCTATATCTGTCGTTTAGCGCAAATGGCTCGGGCGGTTGGCATCCATTTGGTAGTTGCGACACAGCGACCTTCGGTCGATGTCATTACCGGGCTTATTAAGGCGAATTTTCCTTCAAGAATTTCATTTGCTGTGTCTTCTCAAGCCGACTCAAAAACAATTCTTGATGGTCCAGGTGCAGAAAAGCTCTTAGGAAATGGAGACATGCTATTCTCTCCAGTGGGAGTGAATAAATCCATACGAGGTCAAGGAGCTTACGTCAGTACCGCTGAAACAAAAAAAATTGTTGAACATTGGTTAAACCAAGGTGGGGAAATAAATTATGCAATGGACTTTGTTCTTAAAGAAGAGGTTGCTGATACTTCTGACGATGAGGATGAGCTCTATCGAGAAGCGGTCTCAGTGGTCATAGAAAATGGAAAAGCTTCAACCTCTCTTTTACAAAGACGGCTGCGGATTGGTTTTAATCGTGCTGCCCGTCTAATTGAACGAATGGAGAGTGAAGGTTTAGTTGGTCCTTATGAAGGAAGTAAACCCAGAAAAGTAATCGTCAACAGAGGGGACGATATTTTATGAGCGAAGAAAAAATACTGGGAATTGGAAATCTTTTAAAAAGTAATCGGGAAAAACTTGGCTTGTCTTTAGATGATGTTGAACAGCAAACCTTTATCCATAAACGATATCTGAGGGCAATAGAAGAAGAACGGTGGGAAAGTCTTCCCGGGTTTTCTCATGCTTTTGGATATGTTAAAAACTATGGCAGGGTACTCAACCTGGATCAGGAAACTTTGAAGAGTGTTTTTCAGCAAAGTTACCCCAATCTCCCAAAAAAAGAACCTTCTCCTCGAAGTAAATATCGCGATTATACTCCTGAAAAAGCAGATCTTTTTAAAAAAATTCTCCTTTTTCTGATTATTGCTGCAGCAATTTTAACCTCACTCTATTTATCTATTGAATTTAGGAAAAATCGTGTTGACGCAGGTGACACTTTCTTGATAACTGAAGTAACTGAACAACCGGAGTTAACGCCTTCCTTAGTAGAATCAAGTCCGGAGTTAACACCGGCCTTAGTTCAGGTGTCCACACCAACACCAATTCCAGAATATCTATTACGGGTCAATTTACAGACCGAAGACGTCGCTTGGCTCCAAGTTACCACCAACGATAATCAAAAAGTATTCTCAGGAATTTTGA
Protein-coding sequences here:
- a CDS encoding helix-turn-helix domain-containing protein, which translates into the protein MSEEKILGIGNLLKSNREKLGLSLDDVEQQTFIHKRYLRAIEEERWESLPGFSHAFGYVKNYGRVLNLDQETLKSVFQQSYPNLPKKEPSPRSKYRDYTPEKADLFKKILLFLIIAAAILTSLYLSIEFRKNRVDAGDTFLITEVTEQPELTPSLVESSPELTPALVQVSTPTPIPEYLLRVNLQTEDVAWLQVTTNDNQKVFSGILIPQKEYRFLSNSPLIMSCLNGSKVRVLLNGTEAGFLAENDQRSERTFRP
- a CDS encoding FtsK/SpoIIIE family DNA translocase, which produces MLSKKNKILIDTFLVIFGAYALLALLSYDVGILGEYIKNFLLYVFGIGAYIFPFYLFYLSIEIYTFEHPGRFRIWSRIAGITLWFIIFLTVSQWQADQNNFTLQSGEFGGWFGKALFSSLIYYLGSSGLFLVLLCLSFFSTFIIGEGRWIRALFSTVKKGLTLSPRPKKSHYPEEEETLPLQKEKKSRLFKKKIQPKATPTLESQTIIKEPLLSETKNLEDDVFRLEELDIEPPAEPLPQIVNIPPVPEKTGGTVSKTKKKKGKEWILPSMNILNEYPNRGDRVSREEITLGIKKLEQTFLEFNVPGKVVNVRIGPTITRYEFQPAPGIKVNKIVALSNDIALAFAAAAVRIEAPIPGRSAVGIEIPNESKEIVSMKELLETTNFLKDTSPLSIVVGKDVIGRPLICDLRDMPHLLIAGATGSGKSVCINVILASLLYKADPNQVRIAMVDPKRVELSIYADLPHLCVPVISDVRWVVKFLKWLCREMDTRYKMLSDLSTRNIEEYNKTVEDYERLPYVVVIIDELADLMMTAPSDVESYICRLAQMARAVGIHLVVATQRPSVDVITGLIKANFPSRISFAVSSQADSKTILDGPGAEKLLGNGDMLFSPVGVNKSIRGQGAYVSTAETKKIVEHWLNQGGEINYAMDFVLKEEVADTSDDEDELYREAVSVVIENGKASTSLLQRRLRIGFNRAARLIERMESEGLVGPYEGSKPRKVIVNRGDDIL